Proteins encoded together in one Mus musculus strain C57BL/6J chromosome 16, GRCm38.p6 C57BL/6J window:
- the Vps26c gene encoding vacuolar protein sorting-associated protein 26C, with protein MGTTLDIKIKRANKVYHAGEMLSGVVVISSKDSVQHQGVSLTMEGTVNLQLSAKSVGVFEAFYNSVKPIQIINSTIDVLKPGKIPSGKTEVPFEFPLLVKGSKVLYETYHGVFVNIQYTLRCDMRRSLLAKDLTKTCEFIVHSAPQKGKLTPSPVDFTITPETLQNVKERASLPKFFIRGHLNSTNCAITQPLTGELVVEHSDAAIRSIELQLVRVETCGCAEGYARDATEIQNIQIADGDICRNLSVPLYMVFPRLFTCPTLETTNFKVEFEVNVVVLLHADHLITENFPLKLCRT; from the exons ATGGGGACCACTCTGGACATCAAGATTAAAAGAGCGAATAAAGTGTATCACGCCGGG GAAATGCTCTCTGGTGTGGTGGTCATCTCTAGCAAGGACTCAGTCCAGCACCAGGGAGTCTCTTTGACAATGGAAGGGACTGTAAACCTCCAGCTCAGTGCCAAAAGTGTGGGTGTGTTCGAAGCCTTTTACAACTCTGTGAAG CCGATCCAGATTATCAACAGCACCATAGACGTGCTGAAGCCAGGAAAGATTCCCAGTGGCAAGACTGAGGTCCCCTTTGAGTTCCCACTGCTTGTGAAAGGCAGCAAGGTCCTGTATGAGACTTACCACGGCGTGTTTGTCAACATTCAG TACACACTGCGCTGTGACATGCGGCGGTCCCTGTTGGCCAAGGACCTGACCAAGACCTGTGAATTCATCGTTCACTCTGCC CCTCAGAAGGGGAAGTTGACCCCAAGTCCTGTTGACTTCACGATCACTCCGGAAACCTTGCAGAACGTCAAAGAG AGAGCTTCACTTCCCAAATTCTTCATTAGAGGACATCTGAACTCCACTAACTGCGCTATCACGCAGCCCCTGACAGGAGAGCTGGTGGTGGAACACTCGGATGCTGCTATCCGGAGCATAGAGCTTCAGTTGGTCCGGGTGGAGACCTGTG ggtGTGCAGAAGGCTATGCACGAGATGCCACAGAGATTCAGAATATTCAAATCGCTGATGGGGACATTTGTAGAAACCTTTCTGTTCCCCTGTACATGGTCTTCCCCAGACTGTTCACCTGTCCAACACTGGAGACCACCAACTTCAAAGTGG AGTTTGAGGTCAATGTGGTGGTCCTCCTTCATGCTGACCACCTCATCACTGAGAACTTTCCGCTGAAGCTCTGTCGGACATAG